In the Nitrospirota bacterium genome, TTCAAGCCCGCGGACCTCACGATGGACCACCTGGTCCCGGTCGCACGCGGGGGCAGGTCAGTGCAGGGGAACGTGGTGCCGGCGTGCAAGGAGTGCAACAGCAAAAAAAAATATCTCCTCCCCATGGAATGGGAGGAGTATCTTGCATCGCTGAAATCGTCGCCGCATTCTGATGCGGATGAGCATGATTAGGTCTCTCGAGGTCTGCCCCTCTGCTGCTCCCTACGCCGCCCGCTCCCATCCCACGCGCACGAGTTTGTTGTCATGAGACCAGTTGTAGGACAATTCTCCGTGGAAGGACTTGTTGATCGCCCTGCCAAGCCGCTGAGCGAGTTTTTCATTGGTAGTGAATATGACCAGCGATCCCGACCCGTTCTCCCGTACGGACATGACGCGCTCCAGCGGGTTGAAGCCCCGTGCACGCTCCTCCTCGTTCCTGATGAGGTTCAACAGTTCCTGCTTATGCCCGGCGACGTATTCGCCTTTCAGGGTCACGATGCCTCCCGGAAAATCATCGCGGATCTTGAGGCAGGCGGGGCAGACGATTTCAACACCGTTCTTCTTCGTCGTCTCGTACAGCGCCTCGTCAGCGTACCACCGCTTGTTCTGGTAGACGGCATGGCACGTACCGCACACCGACGCGCTCTGGCTCGCGCCCCGCGGCAGGTACGTATCCGATGTGGCTATCTTCTTCTTGTACTGGAGCTGGTATGGTCTGCTCATTGTCCTCATAACGGGCCTCCTTGCCTATTCCTTC is a window encoding:
- a CDS encoding HNH endonuclease, producing the protein MTTDYFIAADDEHIRREKAKARGLRQSQWWKRRRSSGVCYYCGRVFKPADLTMDHLVPVARGGRSVQGNVVPACKECNSKKKYLLPMEWEEYLASLKSSPHSDADEHD
- a CDS encoding BCAM0308 family protein, yielding MRTMSRPYQLQYKKKIATSDTYLPRGASQSASVCGTCHAVYQNKRWYADEALYETTKKNGVEIVCPACLKIRDDFPGGIVTLKGEYVAGHKQELLNLIRNEEERARGFNPLERVMSVRENGSGSLVIFTTNEKLAQRLGRAINKSFHGELSYNWSHDNKLVRVGWERAA